The Pseudodesulfovibrio sediminis genome includes the window ACTTTGACCATGCTCACCAAAAATTCTTTTTTGGACGAGATTGGCAAACTGTATGTAGTAGCAGCCCGAGCCAAAGGCTTGACCGAGAAAAAAGTCCTCTACGGTCACGTATTCCGCAATGCCATGCTCATAGTGATCTCCGGCTTTCCCTCCGCGTTCATCCACATGTTTTTTACAGGATCACTTTTGGTTGAAGTCATCTTTTCTCTCAATGGCCTAGGGCTTCTGGGCTTTGAAGCCGCCATGCAACGAGACTACCCGGTCATGTTTGGCACACTGTATATTTTCACTCTTATGGGGCTGTTCACCAAGATTCTGAGTGATCTGACATATACATTCGTCGACCCCAGAATCGACTTCGACCATCAGGAAGCACTACATGGCTAGATTCTCCCCTCTCACCATACGTCGGCTCCGTTCTTTTCGTAATAACCGTCGAGGATGGTGGTCACTGATCATCTTCACCGCCTTACTCATACTGTCGTTTGGCGCGAATATCATAGCCAACGACAAGCCACTTCTGGTCCGCTATCAGAAGGCCTTCTACGTACCAGTAATCTTTGACTACCCCGAGACCACTTTCGACGGCGACTTCGAAACCCCGACAGATTACCTCGATCCCTACATCACGAAAAAGATTCATGCCGACGGCTGGATTGTATGGCCACTTATTCGATTCGCGGATAGCACCATTGATTACGATCTCCCGGTGCCGGCACCGGCACCACCAAGCCTGCGACACCCTTTGGGCACAGACGATCAAGGACGCGATCTTATTGCACGTCTACTATACGGGTTCCGTATTTCAGTCTGCTTTGGGCTTGTTCTCACTCTTTTCAGTACTGTTGGAGGCATACTCGCAGGTGCAGTACAGGGATATTACGGCGGTCGCATTGACATGTTCGGTCAACGGTTCATGGAAATCTGGTCAGGCCTCCCTGTCCTTTATCTGCTTATCATCCTTTCAAACATGCTGCGCCCAGGATTTTGGTGGTTGCTTGGCATCATGCTACTCTTCAGCTGGATGTCATTGGTCGGTGTAGTCCGAGCCGAATTCCTCCGTGGCCGAAAGCTCGACTATGTCCGCGCAGCGCAGACAATGGGAGTACGCGACCGAAGCATCATGTTTCGCCACATTTTGCCCAATGCCATGGTCGCAGCTCTGACCTTTTTGCCATTCGTCCTCAACGGGGCAATCACCACGCTGACCTCTCTGGATTTTCTCGGATTCGGCATGCCACCTGGATCGCCGTCCCTTGGCGAGCTTCTTGCCCAGGGCAAGGCCAATCTCCATGCTCCATGGATTGGGCTCTCCGCATTTATCATTTTGTCCCTTACCCTCACCATACTCGTATTCATCGGCGAAGCCGCACGCGATGCAATGGACCCCAACAGGAATGCTGCATGACCACTCCAATATTAAACATACACGACCTGACCGTCACTTTTGGTAACCAACCGGTAGTGAACAATGTTTCCTTCAGAATCAATCCGGGGGAAACCCTGGCCCTGGTTGGAGAATCCGGCTCCGGCAAATCCATAACAGCTCGTGCTGTCATAAACCTGCTCCCGCCGGACGCCAAAGTACTGTCGGGCACCATAAGTCTCAATGGAACCGATGTTTTCAACGCTTCGCCTCAAAGAATGTGCGACCTCCGAGGACACGGAGCAGCAATGATCTTCCAGGAGCCACGGCCCAGCCTCAACCCTCTCCATACCGTAGAAAAACAGATCGGAGAGACTTTACTGCTGCATAGGGGACTGACTGGAAAAACAGCTCGCAATCGTACTTTGGAACTTCTGGACTTGGTAGGCATCGATTCTCCACGACAAAAAATGTCAGCCTATCCCCACGAACTGTCTGGAGGACAATGCCAACGAGTCATGATCGCCTCGGCACTGGCAGGAAAGCCAAAATTGCTCATCGCAGACGAACCGACAACGGCCTTGGATGTCACTGTCCAACGCCAGATTCTCGACCTGATGACCTCTCTTACCCACAAGCTCAATATGGCCACTCTCCTCATCAGCCACGATCTCAGACTTGTACGGCGGTATGCCCAAAACATGTGCGTCATGCATCAAGGCCATTTGGTAGAACAAGGACCCACACAACAGGTGTTTACTTCTCCCGGCAATGAAAACACGCGAATGCTGCTGGATGTTGACCACAACCTGAGCCCCGTAAATGTGTATTCAGACAAACAACTGCTCCGCGCGGAAAATGTAAAGGTCTGGTTCCCGATTAAAAAAGGGCTCCTGCGACGCTCCAAAAATCACGTCAAAGCAGTGGATGGGGTTTCGCTCAGTCTCAACAAAGGTGAGTGCCTTGGCATTGTGGGGGAATCAGGCTCGGGTAAAACGACCCTTGGACTGGCATTGCTCCGCATGGTTCCCGCTACTGGGCAGATAAACTTGGGTAATACGCGAATCGACAGACTTAACGGAGAAAAACTTCGTCTCCTTCGAAGGCGCATCCAAATTGTTTTTCAGGATCCTTTCGGCTCCATGAACCCACGCATGAGCGTGGAACAAATCGTGTCCGAAGGGTTGTCCACTCATTATGATCTGTCCAGGAGAGAGCGGGATCACAAAGTGGATGAAGCGTTGAAAGAAGTAGGGTTGTCGCCAGACATGCGTGACCGCTATCCTCATGAATTCTCCGGCGGACAACGGCAACGCATCGCAATTGCCCGCGCCCTCATACTCCGCCCCGAGTGCATTATTCTGGATGAGCCAACTTCATCGTTGGATCGAACCGTACAATTCCGCATTATTGAACTATTGCGAAATCTGCAGGCAAAAAAGGGACTTTCCTTTGTCTTCATCACTCACGACCTCCACCTGACTCGCACATTCTGCCACAGAGTCCTGGTCATGCGAGAAGGGCGAATAGTGGAGTCTGGCCCCACCAAAGGAGTCTTCGAGATGCCCAAAAAACACTACACTCAAGCGCTACTGAAGGCTGCTGATCTTTCACAGACAGAACAGTACCTCCCAAAAAAGGAACACACTGCATGAAATACAAACACTATTTAAACAACGGCCCAATGCCAGTCATGCCGCTCTTGGCTCTTTTGGTATTCCTGTGTGCCACACCCCATGCACACGCGAACCAAACTGACGCCCAAAAGATAATGGACCAAACCATCACCGTAGAAACTAATGCTCAAGAAAGACAAGCTCAATGGGTTAGCAAACGAGCGGCAATACTGGATGAAATACGTCAGCTCAAGAACGAAAATCTCTGGCTTTCTTTTCAAGAAAAGAAATACTCCAGATACGTCTCTGCCATGGAAGGAAAAATCGAAGAACTGCAACGGATCAAAACAGAATTGGAGCGTCTTGAGCAGGATTTGGAACCTCTGCTCTACGAATTGGTAGACAAATTTACAAAGCAGGTATTCAACGACCTCCCATTCCTTAAGGATGAAAGGAATCGACGCATTACATTTTTGAACAAGACACTTGATGATCACACTCTTTCCAACGGCGAAAAACTGCGCCGAGTGCTGGAGGCAATGGAAGTCGAAACCGCCTACGGCCGCAGCACAGAGCTATTCGAGACACGCGTCCAACTTGACGGGGAAGAAACGGAAGTAACGGTTCTTCGCGCCGGACGACTCGGCCTCTATTGCTTAACACCCAATCGCGCCACGGCTGGGAAATACGATCCGCAAACGAAAGAGTACGTCACCATTCAATCAGACTTCGTTCAACCGCTCATACAACTTGAAACCATGATCAAACACAAACGATTCACCAATTTTGTATTCCTGCCAGTAAAGGAGACCCGCTAATGCGCCTGTTCCTTATACTTTTTAGCTTACTGATCTTTACAACGCCTCTGCTGGCGGCCCCATCCAACTCGCCCTCTCCAAAAACGACATCAGAGAGCAACCAGTGGCGACAGACTGTAGGCGAAATCAAAGAACTCCATGAAGCCACCCAAGCTGACGCCCAAGTCACGATCCAGTCCATTACACAAGAACAAAACCTCCTGACCAAGGAGCTCCTGGACTTAAAAGCGGAAAAAAGACGACGCGATCAAAATTACCACGCTCTGACTCAAAAATTCAACTCGCTGGTCGAACAGAAGCACGAGTTGGACAAGACTCTGGAGAGCCAACAGGACTCTATGCGCCTCATTGAAGGCACCGTACGCACCTCGGCAAAGCAATTTCAAAAACGCGCCATGAACAGCCCGGTAACGGCAGAACGGCCTGATAGATTGACCAATCTTGCGCAGCTCCTTGACTCAGTCCATTTTCCAGGACTGGAATCCATCAAGACCCTCACGGACATGTGGTTCCACGAGCTGGTCGCATCCGGAGAAGTGATAACCCATGAATCCAGGTGTGTGGCTCCAGATGGCAGTCAGAGACAGGGAATCGTGACCAGATTGGGAACCTTGGGCGCCCTGTTCAAGGATATGGACGGCAATGCAGCATTTTTACGCCCTAATGCTGGAGGCCACTTGGAAATGGTATCAGGCGATTTCGACAATGTAGTAAGCAAGGCCGATCAGTTCCTCTCCGGCGAACAAACGGACGCTCCCATTGATTTCTCTGGTGGAGAGGTCTTCAAGCGTTTTGATGGACAATCCGGAATACTGACTACGCTCATGAACGGAGGCATGCTAATCTGGCCCATCCTGCTGGTTGGATTGATTGGTTTTCTCCTTTCGGGAGAGCGATTCCTGAGACTGGCCAGTATTCACACCTGCCCGGATTGCAAGATGGACAGGGCCATGGAATGGGCGAGCAAAGGCAATTTGAAACAATGCGCTGACTGCCTGGGCCCCAAGGGGAACACCCCCACTTGCAGAGTCATTTCCCATGTGGTGTTGCACTCCGGCAGCACATTGGTGAGCATGGAAAAAGGACTGCAAGAGGCCATCCTTCAGGAGCTTCCCAAACTGGAACGCTTTCTACCTACCATCAACATTTTGGCAGCGGTAGCCCCGCTCCTGGGACTGCTTGGTACAGTCACGGGCATGATTGGCACCTTTCAAGTCATCACTATCTTCGGAACCGGAGATGCACGCATGATGTCCGGCGGTATCTCCGAGGCATTGATCACGACTCAACTTGGTTTGGCCGTGGCTATCCCCCTCACCCTGATGCACCATTTCCTTGAACGTAAAGTGGACCGCATGGTCGCGGACATGGAAGAAAAAGGAACGACTCTAGTAGCCAGAATTATTTCGTCGGAAAAAGGAGAACACGTATGTTCGACCAGTTATCCAAACAGCTGATGCAGGGTGGCAGCATCATGTTGCCCATAGGATTCCTGGCCCTCGCTCTATGGTGGCTCGTATTTCTCAAAGCATGGGAAATATGGGTACTCAATCATGCTGAAAATAAATCCGACATGCTCCATGTCCACGAAACCCAAGGATGGCAAAATGCGCTGTCGAAAGAGTATCTCACATCCCGATCAGGTAATGAGGAACTGGATGTAGAACTGGCGCGGGTGTTGGTGGATCGCCACGCAGGCTACGTGGAAAAAGGTATTACCACCATCATGGTACTTGCAGCAACAGCCCCCCTACTGGGACTTTTGGGCACCGTGTCGGGCATGGTTGATACCTTTGATGTCATAGCCCAGTTCGGAACAGGTAACGCCAAGGGTCTTGCTTCAGGCATATCTCAGGCACTCGTAACGACTCAGAGTGGGCTCATCGTTGCCGTTCCCGGCATGATGGCAGGAGGATTTCTCTATCGAAAAGCCAACAAACTCAGAAGGCGCATGGAACTCTTTCTCAGCAGAATGGAACGCATGATCACCAATAAGGAGGCGCAGGCATGAGTGCTTATTCCCCGTATCGCAAAAAGCGAAATGCCGACTCAAGCATTAACATGACACCGCTTATCGACATGGTTTTCATCCTGCTCATTTTTTTCATTGTCACCACCAGCTTTGTCAAAGAATCTGGCGTTGATATTCAACGCCCCTCGGCAAATACAGCCGAAAACAAGGAAAATGTCAGCGTTGTTGTGGGCATAGACTCCACGGGTACAGTGTGGCTGGACGGCAAGACAATTGATATTCGTTCGGTACGCTCATGGATGGAAAATTTTGTAGCAGAGACTCCGGAGGGCGTGGTTGTCGTAGCCGCAGATACCAAAACGGAAAGTGGTCTGCTTATCAATGTACTGGACGCCTGTCGCGAGGCTGGTGTCAACAATGTGAGCGTCGCGGCAAGGAAACCGCAATGACCCTGCAAGCCATCCAACGGCATTTGGCATCCGGCACTGCAGCCCTCGGCGTAACCCTGTTTTTGTTTATGCTGCCTCTTCTCATGTCCGGACTCAAGGATGCCCCGCCCCCATCCCTTGAGCATGGCGCAATCCGTCTCTCCAGCACTCCCTCTCCAAAGCCTCCTTCGGAACAGGACAATCAGGAAACTTTTGAGCAATCTCCCCCTGAGCCTCTCAAGAATTTTGCTCCACCGACACAGGACATGCAGATAACCCCCGAGGCTCCTGCTGC containing:
- a CDS encoding ExbD/TolR family protein, encoding MSAYSPYRKKRNADSSINMTPLIDMVFILLIFFIVTTSFVKESGVDIQRPSANTAENKENVSVVVGIDSTGTVWLDGKTIDIRSVRSWMENFVAETPEGVVVVAADTKTESGLLINVLDACREAGVNNVSVAARKPQ
- a CDS encoding ABC transporter ATP-binding protein, producing the protein MTTPILNIHDLTVTFGNQPVVNNVSFRINPGETLALVGESGSGKSITARAVINLLPPDAKVLSGTISLNGTDVFNASPQRMCDLRGHGAAMIFQEPRPSLNPLHTVEKQIGETLLLHRGLTGKTARNRTLELLDLVGIDSPRQKMSAYPHELSGGQCQRVMIASALAGKPKLLIADEPTTALDVTVQRQILDLMTSLTHKLNMATLLISHDLRLVRRYAQNMCVMHQGHLVEQGPTQQVFTSPGNENTRMLLDVDHNLSPVNVYSDKQLLRAENVKVWFPIKKGLLRRSKNHVKAVDGVSLSLNKGECLGIVGESGSGKTTLGLALLRMVPATGQINLGNTRIDRLNGEKLRLLRRRIQIVFQDPFGSMNPRMSVEQIVSEGLSTHYDLSRRERDHKVDEALKEVGLSPDMRDRYPHEFSGGQRQRIAIARALILRPECIILDEPTSSLDRTVQFRIIELLRNLQAKKGLSFVFITHDLHLTRTFCHRVLVMREGRIVESGPTKGVFEMPKKHYTQALLKAADLSQTEQYLPKKEHTA
- a CDS encoding MotA/TolQ/ExbB proton channel family protein, translating into MFDQLSKQLMQGGSIMLPIGFLALALWWLVFLKAWEIWVLNHAENKSDMLHVHETQGWQNALSKEYLTSRSGNEELDVELARVLVDRHAGYVEKGITTIMVLAATAPLLGLLGTVSGMVDTFDVIAQFGTGNAKGLASGISQALVTTQSGLIVAVPGMMAGGFLYRKANKLRRRMELFLSRMERMITNKEAQA
- a CDS encoding ABC transporter permease, with protein sequence MARFSPLTIRRLRSFRNNRRGWWSLIIFTALLILSFGANIIANDKPLLVRYQKAFYVPVIFDYPETTFDGDFETPTDYLDPYITKKIHADGWIVWPLIRFADSTIDYDLPVPAPAPPSLRHPLGTDDQGRDLIARLLYGFRISVCFGLVLTLFSTVGGILAGAVQGYYGGRIDMFGQRFMEIWSGLPVLYLLIILSNMLRPGFWWLLGIMLLFSWMSLVGVVRAEFLRGRKLDYVRAAQTMGVRDRSIMFRHILPNAMVAALTFLPFVLNGAITTLTSLDFLGFGMPPGSPSLGELLAQGKANLHAPWIGLSAFIILSLTLTILVFIGEAARDAMDPNRNAA
- a CDS encoding DUF3450 domain-containing protein is translated as MKYKHYLNNGPMPVMPLLALLVFLCATPHAHANQTDAQKIMDQTITVETNAQERQAQWVSKRAAILDEIRQLKNENLWLSFQEKKYSRYVSAMEGKIEELQRIKTELERLEQDLEPLLYELVDKFTKQVFNDLPFLKDERNRRITFLNKTLDDHTLSNGEKLRRVLEAMEVETAYGRSTELFETRVQLDGEETEVTVLRAGRLGLYCLTPNRATAGKYDPQTKEYVTIQSDFVQPLIQLETMIKHKRFTNFVFLPVKETR
- a CDS encoding DUF3450 family protein — its product is MRLFLILFSLLIFTTPLLAAPSNSPSPKTTSESNQWRQTVGEIKELHEATQADAQVTIQSITQEQNLLTKELLDLKAEKRRRDQNYHALTQKFNSLVEQKHELDKTLESQQDSMRLIEGTVRTSAKQFQKRAMNSPVTAERPDRLTNLAQLLDSVHFPGLESIKTLTDMWFHELVASGEVITHESRCVAPDGSQRQGIVTRLGTLGALFKDMDGNAAFLRPNAGGHLEMVSGDFDNVVSKADQFLSGEQTDAPIDFSGGEVFKRFDGQSGILTTLMNGGMLIWPILLVGLIGFLLSGERFLRLASIHTCPDCKMDRAMEWASKGNLKQCADCLGPKGNTPTCRVISHVVLHSGSTLVSMEKGLQEAILQELPKLERFLPTINILAAVAPLLGLLGTVTGMIGTFQVITIFGTGDARMMSGGISEALITTQLGLAVAIPLTLMHHFLERKVDRMVADMEEKGTTLVARIISSEKGEHVCSTSYPNS